Genomic DNA from Leptospiraceae bacterium:
ACATCCTATGGATAAAACAAGTAAGATTGAATAGATATAAAATTTCATTATTTTCCCCTTACCATATTTTAGAAAGATGCTAATTTTTCACAAGTAATAAATGACGGTAAATATATAAATCAATATTATACACTTTAAAGCCAAATATTTTCTGTAAGAAAGATAATAGTTCTCTATATTTTTTTATTACGATAAATGAAGTGATTTATAACCTTATTATTCTTTTATATAGATGCCGGCAGGAGTTAAGATTCAGTTTTTGAACTGGTAAGATGAATATCACTTTTCCTAAAAAGGAAAACCTGTTTACTTAGAAAGCGAGTCCCCTCCCCTACTCCCTCCTTTTCTGTATTTTGCGGGAGTCATACCGGTTGCCTGTCGAAAGGCAGAATGAAACGCCGAGTTAGAGTTAAAACCCACAGCATAACCAATGGAAAGAGTAGTTCGCTCTTTTTCTTCGAATAAAAGTTTTTTAGCTTCTTCGATCCTGTAAGTTTTTAAAAAGGATTTAAAATTTGTATCCAACTTCTGGTTTAGAAACTCGGATAATTGATGAGGAGTAATTTCGAGATTTTCGGCAAGAGTTTTCAGGTCGAGGTCCTCATCACAAAAAACTTTTTCTTCTTCCATGAGCTGTTTTAGCCTGAGCCTGACTTTTTCAATGTCAATTCCGGCAAGCTGGCTTCTTTCGTATTTCTTTTTTTCACTGCTCAAATAATGAATGAGATCGGGATATCTCTGGGATAGCATATAAATATAGATCATAGCAAAAGTGACCAGACCTCCGCTTAGCCTTCCGAGGGTTTCATTTTCCAAAACAATTGCTAAAAAGAAGAGAATGATAACCAGTATGGTTTGTAATACAAAAAATAAAATATGACGCATCTTGGGATTCACAAGGTATTCCCGGCTGAAAAGACCTCGTATTTTTCTACCTAAATACAATACATATACCATATCCAGAAACACAGCAAGAACCAATAGTTGCTTAATTGGTCCTACTCTACTTTCTTTTCTGAGTTCTAAAAAAGTTTGAAACTTATCTGTATTCAGGTGGTAGGTGATAGGTGCCAGATAAAGTCCGGCCAGAATTCCCGGAATAAAATGCCAGATCCAGCGTTTTCGAATGATTCTCGATTCATCGATTACAAGAGTGATATATAAATAAAACAAAGGGCCTGTAAAAAAGACAAAGGGTCCCATTGCATTATAAAGGAAGGGGTAGTTTAAAATCTGGTTAGAGTAAAGAAGAGCGAGATAATTTTGCCAGAAACCAACACAGAAAAGGAGTAGGGATAAAAAATAGTTTTTGGGGAGCGGAGGACGAACCAACTGTCCCAGTGCAATTACCCAGGCAAGGGTTCCTCCGAAGAACATCCAGATAAGTGACATTCGAAATGTCTATTGATACTCCATTTTCTTGGCAGATAACTCATTAATTTTCTGAACCAGAAGATCGTTTGTATTAGCAAGTCTTGCAGCCATAATCGTTACCATTTTTGCTGCAAACATGGGGTTATCCATAAGAAACTTTTCCAGCTGGGGGCGACTTTCGATAACCGCAAGCCGAACATCATCCAGAACCCTGGCACAGGCACTTCGTGGTTTCTGCCGGAAAAGGGCCATTTCTCCAAAGAAATCTCCCTGATTCATTTCAGCGAGTTTTACTTCCTGCCCATTAATTACTACATAGATCTCAACTCTACCCTCCAGCATAATATACATGGAGCGACCCAAATCACCCTCTTTGAAAATTGATTTCCCTGCTTTTAAATTAATGATTGATGCCATCGTCGCCTACAGTTTAAAGCTATCTCCATGATACCTACTAAATAAACTGAATACTGTAGGTAACTGGATATAGCAACATTTTTTATTTTCTTTGAGAATAAATCCCCTATTCTCATATCCCTTCAAAAATGCCGACTCGCTTTCTTTCCGGAAAGAAAGAACGGATATGGCTTTTATGTCGTTTTCTTTTTAGTTGCCTTTTTCTTGGAAACTACTTTTTTCTTTGATGCTACCTTCTTTTTTGTTGGAACCTTCTTCTTTATTGTTTTTTTCTTGGAAATTGTTGCTTTTTTCTTTGTTTGTGTCTTTTTTTTCTGGACGGGTCTCTTTGCTTCTGGTTCAAGGGAAGGTCTGGAAATACTTTCATCTTCTTGCGGTTCCATTTCAACCTTTTCTATTTGAACTTCTTCTTTTTCCTCGTTTTCTATTGTCTCTTCCGTTATTGATTCTGGTTTTTCTTCTGTAGAAGATACTTCGGTTT
This window encodes:
- a CDS encoding AraC family transcriptional regulator, translated to MSLIWMFFGGTLAWVIALGQLVRPPLPKNYFLSLLLFCVGFWQNYLALLYSNQILNYPFLYNAMGPFVFFTGPLFYLYITLVIDESRIIRKRWIWHFIPGILAGLYLAPITYHLNTDKFQTFLELRKESRVGPIKQLLVLAVFLDMVYVLYLGRKIRGLFSREYLVNPKMRHILFFVLQTILVIILFFLAIVLENETLGRLSGGLVTFAMIYIYMLSQRYPDLIHYLSSEKKKYERSQLAGIDIEKVRLRLKQLMEEEKVFCDEDLDLKTLAENLEITPHQLSEFLNQKLDTNFKSFLKTYRIEEAKKLLFEEKERTTLSIGYAVGFNSNSAFHSAFRQATGMTPAKYRKGGSRGGDSLSK
- a CDS encoding cyclic nucleotide-binding domain-containing protein, whose product is MASIINLKAGKSIFKEGDLGRSMYIMLEGRVEIYVVINGQEVKLAEMNQGDFFGEMALFRQKPRSACARVLDDVRLAVIESRPQLEKFLMDNPMFAAKMVTIMAARLANTNDLLVQKINELSAKKMEYQ